In Streptomyces sp. NBC_01381, the sequence TCGGGGAGCCAGGTGGCTTGGAGTTCGGGGGCGAGAGCACGATGGGGACGCCCGTCGTGCGTGCCGGCCATGACAGGTTTGTAGTTCAGCCACGACCAGGCGTCGGTGAGGAGGCTGCGCAGGCCCACGGGACAGGTCCGTAACGTCGGCCCCGCGCCACCTTCAGCGTAGGTGAGCCAGACGTGGCTCAGACCGTCGTGCGGTCCAAGACGACGATCAGGGTTGGGGACGCGGCTTGCGGAGGTCGCGCCGTGATGCCCATGGGGAGACCGGAGTTGCTCCTTCGTCCCCATGGGCATCACGAACGTCGCGGTGCCCGGCGGTGGTGCCGGCATTGCTTCCAGGCTCACTGCTCATCGACGTCCGGACAGACGTTCATCCTGGTAGGCAGACGTGGCCATCCCGCTCTCGGCTGGGTCGGCGAGCTGTGTCAGGGCGTGGACTGCGGCGTCCATCCGGTCTGGGGAGTCCATGCCGGCTACCCAGGTCACCATCTGCTGTTCCAGCTTCGGCCACTCGCCGACATGGTGAACACGGCCCTGCTCGTAGAGCTGCGCGATTGGTTCAGCACGCAGTCGCTTGCCGTGCTTGGCGGTGACGGACAGGACCGCGGGCATGAGCATGTTTTCGGTGCGCTTCTCGCGTTCGAGTTCCCGCCAGGCCTGGTTAAGGATCTGGCGGCTCATGTCTCCGCCGTAGTTGGACTCGATGACGATGGCGTCGGCGCGCAGTTCGATGGCGAGCAGGCAGGTCTCGCGGCCCCATGCGTCGGCGCCGCGGTTGCCGGAGCGGTCGTCGAGTACGTAGAGGTGTCCGTCGCGGTCGCGGGCCGCAGCAACGATGCCGGTCTCGTCGCCGACGGCGGACTCGCCGCCGGCAGGGTCGACGGCGACGACGATCCGGGTCAGGTCGATGCCGCGGAACTGGGCTGCGCTGACACGGTTGTTGGTGATCCAAGGCCACTGCCAGACTCCGCCGTCCTGCGGTCGAGGCTGCTGCATGTACAGCGACCACCAGACGCGTTCGCCTACGGAGCGGCGGATCTCGGTGAGCGCGTCGCTGTCGTACCGCGCCGGCCACAGGGGCGCACCGAGGGAACGGCCGAGGGCGTCGTCTTCCGCGAGGGCGATGGCGGGCAGGTCGATGACGGTCCACCGGTCGCCCTCGTCGGCGAGGACTCGGCCGGCGAGGTCGTCTTCGTCCCAGCGGGTCTGGATCAAGATGACCGAGCCGCCGGGCTCGATGCGGGTGAGCAGGACGGCCTGCCACCACTCCCACAGTCGCTTGCGCATGGTGGGCGAGGAGGCTTCGGCGGCATCCTTGATGGGGTCGTCGACGACGGCCAGGTGGGCGCCTTTGCCGGTGAGGCCGCCGCCGACACCGGCCATGACGGCGCCGCCTTCGGTACCTGTGAGGTCGAAGCGGTTGGCGGCGGAGGAGCCGGCGCGCAGGCTGATGCCCAGTTGTGGGCCGTAGTTGAGGATCGCGTCGCGGATCCACCGGCCGTGATCGTCGGCAAGGTCGGAGGAGTAGCTGGCGATCATCACGCGGTGCTCGGGGCGGCGACGCAGGTACCAGAGCGGTGCCCAGCGGGCGGCCCGTCGGCTCTTGCCGTGCCGCGGCGGCATCGTCAGCAGCAGACGTGTCGGGTGCCCTGCAGCGACCTGCTCGAAGGCGGCGTCGATCAGCCCCAGGTGCGGGGCCTGCATTTCTCGGCCGTCGGTGAGGACGGACGCCATCGCGCCAGGGGAGCGGTCCATTGCCAGCTCGCGCTCGATGCGCACGAGCCGGGCGCGAAGCTCAGGGGTGGAGGCTGCGGCTATCTCACGGCGGCGCTGAGCGGGAAGCGTCCGGTAGACCTCGAGGACCGCCGCCTCGTCAGCCCTGGCCACCCTCGCCGCCTGCGAGATTGATCAGGCGCTCCAGTTCGTCCAGGCCTGCGGTCTCGACCTGCACTGCACCACCGTCAGGGCCGGACAGCTCTGTGCGGGCCGGCCGATCGAGACCGAGGAGGCGGCTGCTGCGCTCAATGATCCGCACCGCCCGGTCAACAGCTTGGTAGTCGCCGTTACGGATCGCGGCACGGTAGACCCCGAAGAACAGCCGCTCCAGCCGCTCGGCCATGAGCTTGCGTAGATCGTCGGCGCTATCGTCCAGGGCGGTCGTGCGCTCGGCGAGGGCCTTGGAGACGTCCTTGCAGGCGAACTCGATGAGCCGCTTGTCGGTCGGAGGCTCCAGGCCCCGCTTGTACTTGTCGATGCCGTACCCCTGCGGGTACGCGATGCCGTCAGAGTTGATCGCCGGATCGGCAGCGAGCTTGCGGCCGATCGTCAGCCAGTCCACCCCGGCCAGCTTCAGGTCGATCGCATCAGCGCGGCGCTGGGTGATGGCAGCCCGGGTGGCGCGGTTGGGGCGGCCCATGAAACAACTCCCTGGGCCCCGCGCCCACTGTCCATGATCCCTGACTCAGCTGCGAACCGCGATCCATGCCGCCCGCTCGTGCCAGTCCGAGCGCACATCGGTCCGTACGCCGATGGCTCGTGTGAGGTGCGAGGGAGGCCTCGACGGGGCGATGGCGGGGTGGTGAGTAGGCGCTTCCCGGAGAGCACCTGTTCGATAGTGATCGGTGGCACTCGTCTAGGGACCTCCTAACGGAACGTTGCGACCACTGGGGCGCCTACGGTGGGGGCGTCCCTTCGTGTCCCCTCTCGAAATCAGGAGTCGCCGGATGCCCGCCGCGATGTCGATCGAAGGGGAACTGACACGCCTTGTCCCCGTTGGGGAGGAGGATCTTGACCTGCTGGCCGGCTGGTTCGCCAGTTCTGCCTTCGTTGAGCACTGGGGCGGCACGCCACTGGCCCGAGACGAGGTAGCTGCCAGGTACGTAGGGCGCCTTCGGCCAGAGGTTGAGTCGTTCCTTGTGCTGGCTGGCAGCGGACCCGTGGGGTACGCGCAGTACTCGTGCGCAGGCGGGAAGGACGGGGGCATTGACGTCCTCCTCATTCCTGAGGCGCGCGGCCAGGGCTTCGGCCCCGATGTGGCGGGCGCGCTGATGGCGTACTTGCTGCAGGGGCGAGGTTGATCGCGAGGCGCGGTCTGCGGCGCGTGAGTGACTCGCATGTGCATCGTCGGCGGAGGGTCTGACCGAAGCCGACGGGCGAGGCCGCTGGCCTCTTCAACGACCCCACGTCGAATCGGGAGATCCCCCGAGCGTCAACTGCACCGGTCCGCCCTCGCCGAACGCGCTGACGTCCAGGGTTCTATGCGCTGTCCTCCGCAATGCGAGGGAACAGCGGGTTCGCAGGAGGGAGGCTCCCATTGCTCTCTGCGCACTGCCCAGCGATCCGGGAAGCGGCACGCGGGAGGAATGGCAGCAATTGGTCGCCCAGTACGCGGCATGCCTGAACGAGGGCGGCGAGGACCGTGTCGAGCTGCTTCCCGGTCGCAGGATCCCCGCCCCGCTCGGCCTTGGCCAGCTCCCAGGGGCGGGTGTTGTCGATACAGCGGTTGGCTTCCTCCACGATCGTCCAGACCGCAGCGGCTGCCCGGCGGAAGTCGAATCCGTGCAAGGCCGCATCCACTTGACTCGGGACATCACGACAGGTCGCAGCTAGAGGTTCTGTGGCCGGAGCGTCGGCCAGGGGCAGTGGCACATGGCCGCCCCGGTAGCGGTGGACCATGGCCACGACCCGGTTGACGAGATTTCCAAGACCGCCTGCCAGATCCGCGTTGGCTCGGGCGATGAGCCGCTCTCGAGTGAAGTCGGCGTCACCGACTCTTGGGACTTCCCGCAGGAGCCACCAGCGCACCGCATCAGTCCCGAACTCTTCGACAAGGGCCGCAGGGTCGACGGTGACGCCACTGGACTTACTGATCTTGCGTCCGTCGACGGTGAGGTAGTCGTGGACCAGGATGTCGGTGGGCAGCGGCAGCCCCGCGGAGAGAAGCATGGCCGGCCAGTACACGGCGTGGAAACGCACCACCCCCTTGCCGACCAGGTGAACGCGCCGCTCGCTCCGCACCCACCACCGTTCATAAGTCTCGTCGCTGGTGCCGTAGCCGAGGCTGGTGACGTAGTTGCCGAGGGCGTCCCACCAGACGTAGACGACCTGGCTCTCGTCGCCCGGTACGGAGATACCCCAGCCGTGAGCCCGGGTGTGAGAACGGGAGATGGAGAAGTCGTGCAGCCCGCTGGCGATGAGGGCGAGGACTTCGTTGCGCCGGGCGGCGGGTTCGATCCGCAGGCTTCCGCTGGAGATCAGATCGTGCAGGGTGTCGGCGTAGCGGGACAGGCGAAAGAACCAGTTCTCCTCGGCGACCAGTCGGGGTTCGGTGCCGTGCTCGGTACATCGGCCGTCGACGAGTTCGGCCGGGGTGTAGAACTGTTCGCAGCCCACGCAGTAAAGGCCCTCGTAGTGCTTGCGGTACAGGTCACCGGACTTCGCGCACTGGCGCCAGAGCCGTTCCACGCCGATGCGATGGCGCGGGTCGCGGCTAGTGCGGATGAAGTCGTCGAAGGACAGCGCCAGCGGTTCGCGTAGTGCGGCGAAGGCCTCGGCGTTGCGGTCGACGAAGGTCTGGACGTTGACGCCTGCGGCCTCGGCGGCAAGAACGTTCTTGAGCGAGTTGTCGTCGGTTCCGCTGAGGAGGCGGACCTCGTCGCCTCGGTGGCGGCGGTGGCGGGCGAGAACGTCCGCTTGAACCAGTTCGAGGGCGAAGCCCAGGTGCGGGCGGGCGTTGACGTACGGGATCGTCGTGGTGATGTAGTGCCGTGGTGCGGTCATCGGAACCTCCGTAAGTTGCGAGGCGGAGCTCCGAGTCCGAAAACAGGTCGAGGCCCCGTCTCAGGGCCTCGGAAACGCGCGTCCGGTATCAGCAGCCCCGCTGGCGGGGCATCATCTCGATTCGGAATGAAGGCGCGATCATGCGGCGATGCTAGCAGCGGCTCCCGGCTCCATGGCGAGGAATATTGCCCGGGGCGCGACGCTGGATCTGTCGCCTGTTTACGAGCCGAGTAGTCGTACTCCTCGCACGGCGGCCGCTGCAGAGATGCGCAGGGCGAGCAGGTATTCGGTATCGGTGATGGAGCTGTCGCCGCTGCCGCCTACGGTGATCTCGATTGCGTCCTGGCTGACGGTGTAGCTCGCGTAGTAGGAGGTCTTGTCCTCGCAGGCCACGATGTCGCCGAGGAACGGCAGCACATCGTCCCGGCCCATGACGAAGACTCCGACCAGCAGACCGGCTCGGTGTTCCCAGCCGGCCGTGTGCTGTCTGACCCTGGCGGCCTGCGCGTCATCCATTCCTGCTTGCCCGCACCGTCAACGGCGGCTGGTGTCCACGGCGGTGGTGCTGGTTGCACGGCTCCCGGGATGGGCGAGGACGATGCCGGGGCCCCACCGGTACGTGCGCTCCCCAAGAGATGCGCTGTCCTGGGGCACGCGGACCTGAAGTTCGACGGACCCGTCTGGGTAGCAGTGGCGGGCACGGATTGACGCCCAGTGCCAGGCGCCGTCGCTCCAGACCCATGCGGCGGGCTCATGCCCAGTGGAGTACACGTCTGTGCGTACGCCGCGGATCGCACGCTCGGCGCGCGACGGGGCCTCGATGGGGTCGATGGCAGGGGCGGTACTCGGCGGCTCCCAATAGAACATGCGTGCGAGAGTAGTGGATGAGATGCCTCTAAGCGACCGGTGACGGGTAGTGACCTGTCGCAACGTAGGGAAGGTTGAGTGATTCTCAGCGAAGGTTGGTGACCGCTTCCCTGCCCAGCCGCTTCCGGCGCGGAATTTTCCGGCGGTCGCTAGTGTCGGCCCATGTCCAGTCCTGGAGACGTGCCGCCGGAGATCCTGAACCGGTCGCGGTCGATCTGCCGGCAGCTGCCCGAGTCGTACGAGGAACCAGCCTGGATCGGCGTGCGCTGGCGGATCCGTACGCGGACGTTCGTCCATGTCTACACGCCGGACGTGGATCGCTACCCGGTCTACGCCTCGTATGCGACCGCAGATCAGGAACTGGTCGTGATGACTTTTCGGGTACCCGTCGACGACCTGCTCGGCCTGACCGCCGGTGGGTTCCCGTTCCTCCGTGCCGACTGGGGCCATAACGTCGTCGCCGCCGTTCTCGGTGACCACACCGACTGGACCGAGCTTGCGGAACTGATCACCGACAGCTACCGCGAGATGGCCCCGAAGTTCCTCGCCGCGCGGGTCCCCCTCCTGCCACCGATCAGCTGACCGGCGGTGGGCCTCGTCTCCCGCCACAAGGACCGAATCCGCCAGAAGCAGCCGCTCAACCTTCGCCGAGAATCACTCAACCTTTGCGACAGGTCAGGTAGGTCCCGCGCCACTGAACCTTGATCATTGCCATCGAAGGACCACCTAGGGGCCAGGCGGGGTACGGCGGGAACGTGGCGTTGGGGCAAGGGGCCCCAGGTCCAGGTCCTCGCGCATCGTCGCCTGCAACTCGTTGAAGGCCGCGTAGTACCCGGCCAGGGAAACCTGAGCGGCCATAAGGTCGACGCCAGGGTTCGCCAGGAAGTAGGACCGCGGCTCGTAAAGGGCCTCGTCCGCCCTGAGGATCAGAGGCCAGACACGCTGTGGAATCCGTAGCTGCTTCCTGCGCAGCAGCATCCGCCACTCGTTCCATTCGTCTTTGACCTGCTCATCGAACCAGGCAGCCGCTGCCTCGTCGTCCAGTGGCCGATCTGCCGCTTTAAAGCACTCCGCGATTTTCGTGCCGAGGTCGCTCAACCTGAGAAGCAACTCCGTGTAGCAGGGCTCCAGGATCTCCATCCGCTGCTTCCGGTCGTCCCAGCGGCGCTTGTGCCGCTCCAGGAGCCAGCCAGAGCCCAGCGCCGAACTCAGCGCGGCGCTCCCGATCGCGACCCCCACCGTCGTCCAGTCCATCGCGCGACGCTATCCGCCGCGGGCAACTCGGAACAGGCCCGCGAACGACGACTACCAGAACCTGGACATTGGAGCTGTCGACGTTGAGTTGGACGTCGGTGCCGAAGATCGTGGACCGCCAGCGCGCTGCTGCTTCGGGGTCGGTGACGAAGGCCATGACAGTGCGGATATCCCGGATCATTGGCCGTCTCCCTCCTCTTGGGGGTGCCAGGAGACGCGCACTGCCTTGCCGAGCTGGCGGTTGCCTGCCAGCATCTTCCTGGCCCTCGGGGAAGCCTGATCGTTGCAGTGCGAGTTCCACGACCAGTAGGTTCGGTTCACCGGACTGGGAGTTGCTTGAATCGGGCATTCAGGGGGCTTTGGTGCTGGACACGCTAGCGGCCACGGCTGTTGGGGCGAGCTCTGCCGCGGTGGGTATCCTCGTCGGCGCCGTCGTCACGCGTCGGGCTCAGGGTCGACAACTCCGCGACCAGCGCCTTGCTGCCTACCAGGCCCTATTCAGTCACTACTCCAAGTTCATGCTCGAACTGAGGCAGGCCCACGCTGACCGCCGGGACTGCGACTACGACTGGGGCGAGTGGAGCAGCGCCTTGATGAGCGCAAGCCTGGTGACCCCAGCGGGCATCACGAAGGAACTCGACAACTTCACCAGCACCGTTGAGGAGTTCGTGCACCGCGCTACGCAGGAGTGCGCCCCCGCGCTTGACCCGCTGAGCGCAGAGGACTTTGAGGATGCCCAGTCGGCCTCGGCGCGCGCGCAACTGGCGCTGATGAACGCTGTCCGGCGATCTTTGAGCAGGGGCCTGAAAGGGCTGCCGTCCCCGACAGGGTGACGGACATGGCCAGGGTCTCCCGTTGGGGCGAAGCGCCAGCGGGAGACCCAAGTTTCACAGCGTCAACTGCTCCGGCCCGTCATCTGGCCGCTGGACAGCGGGTTGCAGGACATCCGGGACGTCCCGGTTGGCCCGGAGCCACCAGGCAAATTGCCAGTTGCGGCAGGTGCGGTAGAGGCGGGAGTTCCGTTTCGGGGTGCCAGAGGGAATGGACTGCTCGCCCCAGCCGAGGATGGGGCGAGCATTGGTGAGTTGTACGCCGAGGCCGCGCACGAGTGCGTCACCTTCCCAAGTTTCGCCCGGCGCGTACTCGAAGGCGAGGTGCGCATTGCGTGACCAGTCCCAGGGGATGGGGAGCGCGCACAAGTACCAGGCGGTCGGCGGGTTCGTGGCGGGCAACTGCAGTGTCTGGCGCGGCCTGTGGGTGTTGATGTGGTGCCGGTCGGGCTCCCCGAAAGCCTTCAGGCAGTGCTGTGTCAGGTCCAGGTCGCGGATGCCGGCCAGCCACATGATGCGGTAGTTATCGCGCGCCTCAATGCTTATGCGAACCATTTCCGAGTTCGCCTCTGATCTCATTCCCTACCCCTCCATATTCAAATTCCTATCCTTGATCAATTCTATCAGAATTGCCGCCAGTCCCTCATGTTTATCGTGCCGGAATTCGTTAGGGTAGGGCATATTGAATTCCTCGTTTACGGCTTTCTCGTAATCTTGGATCGGCAGTGCGCGTGGACGGCGGCAGACCGCTTTGACGGTGGCCCTGGTGGTGTCGCTGATCTGTACGTCCTCGAAGTAGCGGGACAGGAGCCCTCGTAGTGACTCGGGGGTGTGGTAGCGGATGCGCTGCCATTTGCCGCGTACGAATCGCATGTCGACGTTCTCGCTGTCCAGGAAGGACAGGCGGGTGGAGTCGCGGCTGATGGAGTGCTCGGAGTTCTCGTACGCCAACTCGCGTTCCAGGTTGCGGGTGCCGATACAGACCTGCCCGTCGGCGGCGCAGAGCGCGTTGACGGTAGTGAGGACCCAGTGCTGGTAGTCGAGGGAGGTGGTGGCGTTGATGACGGAGTCGAGGACCACCACCTCATAGAGGCCGTTCTCCTTCAACTCGCGTTCGATGCTGCGGATCTGGCCGACGATGGTGCGGATGTCGACGGCGTACTTGCCCTTCAAGGTGCGATAGGGCTCGTAGTCGTGGATCTTGTAGCCCTTGCCGCGAAGGTGCCGTGCGTAGTCGCCGTGCCCGGCGCCGAAGTCCACCACCCGGTCGGAGGTCGTCAGCCAAGGCAGGACGAGGCGCTCCCACACCTCGGACTTGTAGCGGACCTTGTCCGCCTTCGCCTTCGAGGAGTGCTCGCGCAGCCGGTTGGGCTGCACGATGTGCTGGTTCCACACGGGTGCCTGCTCTTCGAGGCCGGTCCAGTCGTAGACGCCGTACTCGCCGGTGAGGTCCTCAACGAGCTGGCCGGCATCGAAGGAAGCGCAGGTCCAGGCGAGGATGTCGAAGCGTTGGGCCTTGGCGACGGCCGCGTACTCGGCGTTGAGAACGATGCGGCCCTGGTCGTCGATGACCACTGACCCCCACGGGCCGTGGGCGGCGGTCATGAACCCGATCGCCTGCTGGAACGGTAGGTTCTTCGACTCCTCAACTTCGATGGTCTGCCACGGGATCCAGCACCACTGCCCGATCGGCCCCGGCTCCGCGTACACCACGGACGACTCGGTCTCGACGCGGTTGTGGAGGAGGTTGAACTTGATCTCGTCCTGCAGGCGCACCTTCTGTGGCAGGACCATCGCCGGGGTTGTGGTCTCGCCGATGGCCTTCAGGCCCTTGGTCCTCTGGTGGCCCGCGACCAGGGTCCCGTCCGCGTTGAGGATCACCGGTTTCACGACGCCGTGACGGCGCAGCGAGCCCTGTAGCCGTACGAACGACTCGTCGGAGAGGCGTCGCGGGTTGTAGTCCGCCGGCCGCAGCTTCTCCAGTGGGTATGCGGGCTCGAACCGTACGTCGAGGGGGTTCACGCGGCGGCTCCCTCTTCGGCGCGGTGCTCGTCGTTGAGGACGTGCCAGCCGAAGCCCATGTCGGAGTCGTGGTCGTCGACAAACCGCTTGTAGAGCGCGTCGAGGAGTTCGACCTCGGCCTGTGTGACGCGGACGCGGGTGGAGGACCACTGCATGTACCCCCACTGCAGGTAGTCCACCGTCGCCGCTGCCCCCGTGTCTGCTCCGTCCGAGGGCAGCTCGATCGGCGCGGGCAACGCCGTCTCATCCAGCAGCTGATCGAGCTGGTTCTGGTCATAGCCAGTGCCCTGAAGGTCGGGGAGCTCGGTGAGGATGTCCGCGAGGAGGACGCTGTCGTACCCGGCGAGATCGCTGGTGCGGTTGTCGACGATGACGATCTTCGCCGCGGCTTCGTCGTCTACATCGAGCCAGGTGACCGCGATGTCGGTCCAGCCGAGATGCTTCGCGGCCTTGAAGGTGTGGTTGCCAGCGAGGATCTCGTTGGGGCGCCCGGTCTGGCTGCCGCGGTTGACGACGATCGGCCGATACTGGCCGTTGACGGCCAGCGACTCGGCGATCGAGTCGAGATCACCAGTGCGCGGGTTGCGGTGATACAGGGCCAGCTCTTCGACCGGGACGGCCAGCTCCAGGAGCGAGGCCGGTATGCGGGGGGCGGCAGAGGACACGGGTCTCCAGCCCCACGCCCACCACCGAGCCTAGGTGATCACCCGCGACACCCTGCGAGACTGATCGCGGAGCTATGGACCGGGGAGGACGTATGGATCTCGCTGCGAAGCACGCAGCTCTGTACCAAGGCACGCTGCTCGTCGCGGAAGCTGCCGAGGACGCCTACCGGCTGGGGGGCCTTGATCGCTTCCTGAATCCGTGGATACGCGACAGGCTCGACTCTCTCCGCCTCCTGTTGGACAGCTGTGACACGCAGCGCCAGCTCGCCGGGGACACGCGTGCGCTCGCGAGTGCGGCAGCCGAGTACTCCGAGATGCGGGACCAGCTCTTCTCGGATCTTCATCACACGCGACCCGAGCCCCCTTGGCGGACCATGCGGCGCAAGGACATGGCGATACGCGCCCAGTCCAGGGTGCTGCACCGACAACCCACCTTCATCCTGCGCCGACTTGATGCCGGCGCGAACGTCCCCGGGGCCGAGACCTGGGATTTCACCGTGCTCACGAACCCATCCGATCGCGCAGATCAGGGCACGTCGTTCGTCGTCATGGCAGACAGCCAGACGAAGAACGGCCGCATCACCGTCCAGGTGTCCAAGGAGTTGGAGAGCGAGCGGCCGTGGTACCAGCAACTCGAGTACGGCTTCTACGCCCTGGGTGCCACACCGTTCCTCACCGCGATCTACGACCCTGACCGGCACCGGCAGCAGCCCCCGGAAGGACTGGCCGGAGAGTTCGACCTGTGACGGCTGGCTACGCCCCCCATCGCTGCCGCTGAGCAGATGCCGGCCTACGAACCTCTCGCCATTCCTATCGCGACCTCCAGGGCCTGATGATCCGACAGAACCCTGAACCTGGAGGGCAGTAGATCCACGGATCTACATGATCGGCTTGTCCTGATCGCCTACGTTCGGTAACGTCTTCGACATCAAAGTGGGCCCCACCGTGCCGTGCACGGTGGGGCCCTTTTGTGTCTCCCCACCCCAGGGGAGACCTGCGTCACACCGCCGTCTTCAGGTTCCTAGGCCAGCGAAGCGGCGGCTAC encodes:
- a CDS encoding methionine--tRNA ligase — encoded protein: MTAPRHYITTTIPYVNARPHLGFALELVQADVLARHRRHRGDEVRLLSGTDDNSLKNVLAAEAAGVNVQTFVDRNAEAFAALREPLALSFDDFIRTSRDPRHRIGVERLWRQCAKSGDLYRKHYEGLYCVGCEQFYTPAELVDGRCTEHGTEPRLVAEENWFFRLSRYADTLHDLISSGSLRIEPAARRNEVLALIASGLHDFSISRSHTRAHGWGISVPGDESQVVYVWWDALGNYVTSLGYGTSDETYERWWVRSERRVHLVGKGVVRFHAVYWPAMLLSAGLPLPTDILVHDYLTVDGRKISKSSGVTVDPAALVEEFGTDAVRWWLLREVPRVGDADFTRERLIARANADLAGGLGNLVNRVVAMVHRYRGGHVPLPLADAPATEPLAATCRDVPSQVDAALHGFDFRRAAAAVWTIVEEANRCIDNTRPWELAKAERGGDPATGKQLDTVLAALVQACRVLGDQLLPFLPRAASRIAGQCAESNGSLPPANPLFPRIAEDSA
- a CDS encoding terminase family protein, with the translated sequence MARADEAAVLEVYRTLPAQRRREIAAASTPELRARLVRIERELAMDRSPGAMASVLTDGREMQAPHLGLIDAAFEQVAAGHPTRLLLTMPPRHGKSRRAARWAPLWYLRRRPEHRVMIASYSSDLADDHGRWIRDAILNYGPQLGISLRAGSSAANRFDLTGTEGGAVMAGVGGGLTGKGAHLAVVDDPIKDAAEASSPTMRKRLWEWWQAVLLTRIEPGGSVILIQTRWDEDDLAGRVLADEGDRWTVIDLPAIALAEDDALGRSLGAPLWPARYDSDALTEIRRSVGERVWWSLYMQQPRPQDGGVWQWPWITNNRVSAAQFRGIDLTRIVVAVDPAGGESAVGDETGIVAAARDRDGHLYVLDDRSGNRGADAWGRETCLLAIELRADAIVIESNYGGDMSRQILNQAWRELEREKRTENMLMPAVLSVTAKHGKRLRAEPIAQLYEQGRVHHVGEWPKLEQQMVTWVAGMDSPDRMDAAVHALTQLADPAESGMATSAYQDERLSGRR
- a CDS encoding ParB/RepB/Spo0J family partition protein encodes the protein MSSAAPRIPASLLELAVPVEELALYHRNPRTGDLDSIAESLAVNGQYRPIVVNRGSQTGRPNEILAGNHTFKAAKHLGWTDIAVTWLDVDDEAAAKIVIVDNRTSDLAGYDSVLLADILTELPDLQGTGYDQNQLDQLLDETALPAPIELPSDGADTGAAATVDYLQWGYMQWSSTRVRVTQAEVELLDALYKRFVDDHDSDMGFGWHVLNDEHRAEEGAAA
- a CDS encoding GNAT family N-acetyltransferase, which produces MPAAMSIEGELTRLVPVGEEDLDLLAGWFASSAFVEHWGGTPLARDEVAARYVGRLRPEVESFLVLAGSGPVGYAQYSCAGGKDGGIDVLLIPEARGQGFGPDVAGALMAYLLQGRG
- a CDS encoding methyltransferase domain-containing protein gives rise to the protein MNPLDVRFEPAYPLEKLRPADYNPRRLSDESFVRLQGSLRRHGVVKPVILNADGTLVAGHQRTKGLKAIGETTTPAMVLPQKVRLQDEIKFNLLHNRVETESSVVYAEPGPIGQWCWIPWQTIEVEESKNLPFQQAIGFMTAAHGPWGSVVIDDQGRIVLNAEYAAVAKAQRFDILAWTCASFDAGQLVEDLTGEYGVYDWTGLEEQAPVWNQHIVQPNRLREHSSKAKADKVRYKSEVWERLVLPWLTTSDRVVDFGAGHGDYARHLRGKGYKIHDYEPYRTLKGKYAVDIRTIVGQIRSIERELKENGLYEVVVLDSVINATTSLDYQHWVLTTVNALCAADGQVCIGTRNLERELAYENSEHSISRDSTRLSFLDSENVDMRFVRGKWQRIRYHTPESLRGLLSRYFEDVQISDTTRATVKAVCRRPRALPIQDYEKAVNEEFNMPYPNEFRHDKHEGLAAILIELIKDRNLNMEG
- a CDS encoding MmcQ/YjbR family DNA-binding protein gives rise to the protein MSSPGDVPPEILNRSRSICRQLPESYEEPAWIGVRWRIRTRTFVHVYTPDVDRYPVYASYATADQELVVMTFRVPVDDLLGLTAGGFPFLRADWGHNVVAAVLGDHTDWTELAELITDSYREMAPKFLAARVPLLPPIS